One genomic window of Solanum dulcamara chromosome 12, daSolDulc1.2, whole genome shotgun sequence includes the following:
- the LOC129876126 gene encoding protein ELC-like, translated as MVPPNSQQIQQFLSSVLSQRGPSALPYTEDVKWLIRQHLLSLIDIYPSLQPKTASFTHNDGRTVNLLQAVGTVPMVYLNITYNIPVIIWLMESYPRHPPLVFVNPTRDMVVKRSHPFVNPSGVVSIPYLQNWIYPSSNLTELVRNLSHFFGRDPPLYAKVQAPPSNPNPSPRPSPNPHPPPSTSFSNHNSPVGSSGIRPAIPPRAYQPPPYGEVKTDNPEEVYRRNAIDMLVVSLHKDIVGLKETQEKDVDGLVNAQGVLKQREKQLKQGLKEMQDEKEGLEQQLQMVLMNSDVLEGWLRENEGKVTSLGNVDVDTAFEPCDDLSKQMLDCTASDLALEDVIYSLDKAIQGGAIPFDQYLRNIRLLSREQFFHRATASKVRAAQMQAQVANMAARTSPYAL; from the coding sequence ATGGTGCCTCCAAATTCCCAACAAATCCAGCAATTCCTCAGCAGTGTTCTCTCTCAGCGTGGTCCTTCTGCACTTCCTTATACTGAAGATGTCAAATGGTTGATCCGTCAACATCTGCTTTCTTTAATCGACATTTATCCTTCACTTCAGCCGAAAACAGCTTCTTTCACTCATAATGATGGACGTACTGTCAATCTATTGCAGGCTGTAGGTACTGTTCCGATGGTTTATTTGAATATTACGTATAATATTCCGGTGATTATTTGGTTAATGGAATCTTACCCACGTCATCCGCCTTTGGTTTTTGTGAATCCGACAAGGGATATGGTTGTTAAACGATCTCATCCGTTTGTGAATCCATCTGGGGTTGTGTCGATTCCTTATTTGCAGAATTGGATATACCCTAGTTCGAATCTTACTGAATTGGTTCGTAATTTGAGTCATTTTTTTGGACGGGATCCTCCGCTTTATGCGAAAGTACAAGCACCTCCATCAAACCCTAACCCTAGTCCTAGACCTAGTCCTAACCCTCATCCTCCGCCAAGTACGAGTTTTTCTAATCACAATTCGCCAGTTGGGTCATCTGGAATCCGACCCGCAATACCTCCTCGGGCATATCAACCACCACCCTATGGTGAAGTGAAAACGGATAATCCGGAGGAGGTTTATAGGCGGAACGCGATAGATATGCTGGTTGTTAGCTTGCATAAGGATATAGTAGGGTTGAAGGAAACACAGGAGAAGGATGTGGATGGGTTGGTTAATGCTCAGGGAGTATTGAAGCAGCGAGAGAAGCAGTTGAAACAGGGTTTAAAGGAAATGCAGGATGAGAAAGAGGGGCTGGAGCAGCAATTACAGATGGTTCTGATGAATAGTGATGTATTAGAGGGATGGCTGAGGGAAAATGAGGGGAAAGTGACCAGTTTAGGGAATGTGGATGTGGATACAGCGTTTGAGCCCTGTGATGATCTTTCCAAGCAGATGCTAGATTGCACGGCATCAGATTTGGCTTTAGAAGATGTGATTTATTCGTTGGACAAAGCCATACAGGGTGGGGCAATACCATTTGACCAGTACTTGAGGAACATAAGGTTGTTATCGCGCGAGCAATTCTTTCATCGCGCTACAGCATCAAAAGTTAGGGCTGCTCAGATGCAAGCTCAAGTTGCTAATATGGCTGCTAGAACATCACCATATGCATTGTGA